A window from Enterocloster bolteae encodes these proteins:
- a CDS encoding branched-chain amino acid ABC transporter permease, which produces MGFINYLINGISLGSVYAIIALGYTMVYGIAKMLNFAHGDVIMIGSYVVFVTVSTMGLPPMAGVLLAVAVCTLLGMTIERIAYKPLRGASPLAVLITAIGVSYLLQNVALLIFGADTKSFTSVVTLPAIKLAGGEMTITGETIVTILSCIVIMIGLTAFINKSKAGQAMLAVSEDRGAATLMGINVNGTIALTFAIGSALAAIAGVLLCSAYPSLTPYTGSMPGIKAFVAAVFGGIGSIPGAFIGGILLGVIEILSKAYISSQMSDAIVFSVLIIVLLVKPTGILGKKINEKV; this is translated from the coding sequence ATGGGCTTTATTAACTATTTAATTAACGGCATCAGCCTGGGCAGTGTATATGCCATCATCGCACTTGGATATACAATGGTTTACGGCATTGCCAAGATGCTGAATTTCGCTCATGGCGATGTTATTATGATAGGCAGCTACGTGGTATTTGTCACGGTCAGCACAATGGGACTGCCGCCCATGGCGGGAGTGCTCCTTGCGGTGGCCGTATGTACGCTGTTGGGCATGACCATTGAACGGATTGCTTATAAGCCCCTGCGCGGCGCCTCTCCCCTTGCGGTTCTCATTACGGCAATCGGCGTCAGCTACCTGCTGCAGAACGTTGCCCTTCTTATCTTTGGAGCAGATACCAAATCCTTCACCTCCGTGGTGACCCTGCCTGCCATCAAACTGGCGGGAGGAGAGATGACCATTACAGGGGAGACCATCGTCACCATCCTTTCCTGTATCGTCATCATGATTGGACTCACTGCCTTTATCAACAAGTCCAAGGCCGGACAGGCCATGCTGGCGGTTTCCGAGGACAGGGGGGCGGCTACCCTTATGGGAATCAATGTAAACGGCACCATTGCCCTTACATTTGCCATCGGTTCCGCGCTGGCGGCCATAGCGGGCGTGCTGCTCTGCTCCGCTTACCCGTCCCTTACACCTTATACTGGTTCCATGCCGGGTATCAAGGCCTTTGTTGCGGCTGTATTCGGAGGAATCGGATCCATTCCGGGTGCTTTCATCGGCGGTATCCTGCTGGGTGTCATTGAGATTCTGTCCAAGGCATACATATCCTCACAGATGTCAGATGCCATTGTGTTTTCCGTCCTGATTATCGTGCTTCTGGTGAAGCCTACCGGTATTCTGGGCAAGAAGATTAATGAGAAAGTGTAG
- a CDS encoding branched-chain amino acid ABC transporter permease yields the protein MKSNAKRKTFINNMITYGMVVAAYIIMQVLVGTGHISSLMKGLLVPFCIYVIMAVSLNLTVGILGELSLGHAGFMCVGAFAGALFSKCMKGAIDPTLGMVIAILIGAVTAALFGVIIGIPVLRLRGDYLAIVTLAFGEIIKNLVNAVYLGRDASGFHISFKDSMSLKLGEGGEILIKGAQGITGTPQAATFTIGVILVLITLFIVMNLVNSRTGRAIMAIRDNRIAAESIGINITKYKLLAFSISAGLAGIAGVLYAHNLTTLTALPKNFGYNMSIMILVYVVLGGIGNIRGSVIATVILYLLPEMLRGLSNYRMLMYAIVLILAMLFNSAPQFVVMRERLAEKFSRKDKKPAKEAA from the coding sequence ATGAAGAGCAACGCAAAACGAAAGACATTCATAAATAATATGATTACATACGGCATGGTGGTGGCTGCCTATATCATCATGCAGGTCCTGGTGGGAACAGGGCATATATCCAGCCTTATGAAGGGACTTCTTGTTCCTTTCTGCATCTACGTAATCATGGCTGTGTCCCTGAACCTGACCGTGGGTATCCTGGGAGAGCTGAGTCTGGGACACGCAGGCTTTATGTGCGTGGGAGCCTTTGCCGGCGCCCTGTTTTCAAAGTGCATGAAGGGAGCCATTGACCCGACTCTTGGAATGGTCATCGCCATCCTCATCGGAGCCGTTACAGCGGCCCTGTTCGGCGTCATTATCGGAATCCCGGTGCTGCGCCTGAGAGGTGATTATCTGGCTATTGTGACCCTGGCCTTTGGTGAAATTATCAAGAACCTGGTCAATGCTGTTTATCTGGGACGGGACGCTTCCGGCTTCCATATCTCCTTTAAGGATTCCATGTCCTTAAAGCTGGGAGAGGGCGGGGAAATCCTGATAAAGGGCGCCCAGGGCATTACGGGAACGCCCCAGGCAGCCACCTTTACCATAGGTGTTATCCTGGTGCTTATCACCCTGTTCATTGTCATGAATCTGGTGAACTCCCGCACAGGCCGTGCCATCATGGCTATCCGGGACAACCGCATTGCAGCGGAGTCCATCGGCATCAATATCACCAAGTACAAGCTGCTGGCATTTTCCATTTCCGCTGGACTTGCAGGTATTGCCGGTGTGCTGTATGCCCACAATCTGACCACCCTGACAGCCCTGCCCAAGAATTTCGGATACAACATGTCCATCATGATTCTGGTGTACGTGGTACTGGGCGGTATCGGAAACATCCGCGGTTCCGTCATTGCGACGGTCATTCTGTATCTCCTTCCGGAGATGCTGCGCGGACTCAGCAATTACCGTATGCTTATGTACGCAATCGTGCTGATTCTGGCCATGCTGTTCAACTCCGCACCCCAGTTTGTGGTGATGCGTGAACGTTTGGCGGAAAAATTCAGCAGAAAAGATAAGAAACCCGCAAAGGAGGCAGCATAA
- a CDS encoding ABC transporter ATP-binding protein, giving the protein MALLEVKNLSISFGGLKAVDNFQISIEKGQLYGLIGPNGAGKTTIFNLLTGVYKPDAGSIELAGVNITGRKTTEINQAGIARTFQNIRLFKDLSVLDNVKAGLHNHYRYSTTAGIFRFPNYFKVEKQMDERAMELLKVFGLDEECDYKASNLPYGKQRKLEIARALATEPKLLLLDEPAAGMNPNETAELMDTIRFVRDNFDMTILLIEHDMKLVSGICEELTVLNFGQVLCQGETGAVLHNPEVVKAYLGE; this is encoded by the coding sequence ATGGCATTACTTGAAGTTAAGAATTTAAGCATATCTTTTGGCGGCCTTAAGGCAGTTGATAATTTTCAAATCAGCATAGAAAAGGGACAGCTTTACGGTCTCATCGGTCCCAACGGAGCCGGTAAGACCACTATTTTCAATCTGCTGACAGGCGTATATAAGCCGGATGCAGGAAGCATTGAGCTGGCAGGAGTCAACATTACCGGCAGGAAAACCACGGAAATAAACCAGGCCGGCATTGCCAGGACCTTCCAGAACATCCGTCTGTTTAAGGATTTGTCGGTGCTGGACAATGTGAAGGCAGGTCTTCACAATCATTACAGGTATTCCACCACAGCCGGAATTTTCCGTTTTCCCAACTATTTTAAGGTGGAGAAGCAAATGGACGAGAGGGCCATGGAGCTGCTCAAGGTATTCGGACTGGACGAAGAGTGCGACTACAAAGCCTCCAACCTCCCCTACGGAAAGCAGAGAAAGCTGGAGATAGCCAGGGCCCTGGCCACGGAGCCAAAGCTCCTTCTCCTGGATGAGCCGGCAGCGGGAATGAATCCAAATGAGACAGCCGAGCTTATGGATACCATCCGTTTTGTGAGGGATAATTTCGATATGACCATCCTTCTGATTGAACATGATATGAAGCTTGTAAGCGGTATCTGCGAAGAACTGACCGTTCTCAACTTCGGACAGGTCCTGTGCCAGGGCGAGACCGGCGCAGTGCTTCACAATCCGGAAGTTGTCAAAGCATATCTTGGTGAATAG
- a CDS encoding ABC transporter ATP-binding protein — MAMLEVRDLEVYYGVIQAIKGISFDVNQGEIVALIGANGAGKTTTLHTITGLISAKTGKIVYEGTDITRVPGYKLVGMGIAHVPEGRRVFATLTVLQNLKMGAYTRKDKEEIEATLKMIYQRFPRLEERKNQLAGTLSGGEQQMLAMGRALMSHPRMIVMDEPSMGLSPIYVNEIFDIIQKINGDGTTVLLVEQNAKKALSIAHKAYVLETGNVALSGDAKELMNNDQVKKAYLSE; from the coding sequence ATGGCTATGCTTGAAGTCAGGGACCTGGAAGTATACTACGGTGTAATCCAGGCCATAAAAGGAATCTCCTTTGATGTGAACCAGGGAGAAATCGTGGCTCTGATAGGTGCCAACGGTGCGGGAAAGACCACAACCCTGCACACCATCACCGGGCTTATCAGCGCGAAGACAGGAAAAATCGTATATGAGGGAACCGATATAACCAGGGTTCCCGGCTATAAACTGGTGGGCATGGGAATCGCCCATGTGCCGGAAGGAAGGCGGGTGTTCGCCACCCTTACGGTGCTGCAGAATCTGAAAATGGGGGCTTATACAAGAAAAGACAAGGAAGAGATAGAAGCCACTCTGAAGATGATATACCAGCGTTTCCCGCGTCTGGAGGAGCGCAAGAACCAGCTTGCAGGCACCCTGTCCGGCGGCGAGCAGCAGATGCTTGCCATGGGAAGGGCTCTTATGAGCCACCCCAGGATGATTGTTATGGATGAGCCCTCCATGGGACTTTCACCAATCTATGTAAATGAGATTTTTGATATCATCCAGAAGATAAACGGGGATGGGACTACCGTGCTTCTTGTGGAACAGAACGCAAAGAAGGCTCTTTCCATTGCGCATAAGGCCTATGTACTGGAGACGGGCAATGTTGCTCTCAGCGGAGACGCAAAGGAGCTTATGAACAATGATCAGGTAAAAAAGGCTTATCTCAGCGAATAA
- the spoIVA gene encoding stage IV sporulation protein A gives MDNFNVYKDIQARTGGEIYIGVVGPVRTGKSTFIKRFMELLVLPAMEDENLRNLSRDELPQSAAGKTIMTTEPKFIPKEAASINLADGIEAKVRVIDCVGFMVDGAAGHVENGEERLVKTPWFDYDIPFTQAAEIGTRKVINDHSTIGIVVTTDGTIGEIKRPGYIAAEKQTIDELKKLGKPFVVLLNSTKPYSDETARLAREMSESYGVSVLPVNCEQLKKEDVFHILERVLKEFPVTEMDFHIPKWLEILPSTHWLKAQVIQAARNVIQKVTHMKDVSGELEQQHTDTIRSMNVKNMQMADGRVGVQVDMDDSYYYQILSDYVGLPIEGEYQLMQTLSSLANMQKEYEKVQNALTQVRLKGYGVVTPERSEIVLDEPQVIKHGNKYGVKMKAEAPSINLIKAHIETEIAPIVGSEQQAQDLIAYIKENARESDDGIWNTNIFGKSIEQIVEDGIQAKVSQMTEDCQLKLQDTLQKIINDSNGGMICIII, from the coding sequence ATGGACAATTTTAATGTATACAAGGATATTCAGGCGAGAACAGGCGGAGAGATTTACATAGGCGTAGTAGGGCCGGTCCGCACAGGCAAATCTACCTTCATAAAGCGGTTCATGGAGCTGCTGGTGCTCCCTGCAATGGAGGATGAGAACCTGCGCAACCTGAGCCGGGATGAGCTGCCTCAAAGCGCGGCCGGCAAGACCATCATGACCACGGAGCCCAAGTTTATTCCTAAAGAAGCGGCCAGCATTAATCTGGCAGACGGTATTGAAGCCAAGGTAAGGGTCATAGACTGCGTGGGATTCATGGTAGACGGGGCAGCGGGGCATGTGGAAAACGGTGAGGAGCGACTGGTGAAGACGCCGTGGTTTGATTATGACATTCCGTTTACCCAGGCTGCGGAAATCGGAACCAGAAAAGTTATCAATGATCATTCCACCATTGGAATCGTTGTGACCACAGACGGCACCATTGGGGAAATTAAACGCCCCGGATACATAGCAGCTGAAAAGCAGACCATTGACGAGCTGAAAAAGCTGGGCAAACCATTTGTGGTACTTTTAAATTCCACCAAACCTTATTCCGACGAAACTGCCAGGCTGGCAAGGGAAATGTCTGAATCATATGGGGTATCGGTGCTGCCTGTAAACTGCGAGCAGCTCAAGAAGGAGGATGTTTTCCATATCCTGGAGCGCGTCCTGAAGGAGTTTCCGGTGACTGAGATGGATTTCCATATTCCCAAATGGCTGGAGATCCTGCCTTCCACCCATTGGCTTAAGGCCCAGGTGATCCAGGCGGCCAGGAATGTAATCCAGAAAGTAACACACATGAAGGATGTGTCCGGGGAACTGGAACAGCAGCATACGGATACCATACGATCCATGAATGTCAAAAATATGCAGATGGCGGACGGCAGGGTGGGTGTCCAGGTGGATATGGATGACAGCTACTATTACCAGATTCTCAGCGACTATGTGGGACTGCCCATTGAAGGGGAGTACCAGCTCATGCAGACCCTGAGCAGCCTGGCTAATATGCAGAAGGAATATGAAAAAGTGCAGAACGCTCTGACCCAGGTGCGGTTAAAGGGATATGGAGTGGTGACACCGGAACGCTCGGAAATCGTGCTGGATGAACCGCAGGTCATCAAACACGGCAACAAGTATGGGGTGAAGATGAAAGCGGAAGCACCGTCCATCAACCTGATTAAGGCCCATATCGAGACAGAGATCGCTCCGATTGTGGGAAGCGAGCAGCAGGCCCAGGATCTGATTGCCTATATCAAGGAAAATGCCAGGGAGAGCGACGACGGAATCTGGAATACCAATATTTTCGGAAAATCCATTGAACAGATTGTGGAGGACGGTATCCAGGCCAAGGTGTCCCAGATGACGGAGGATTGCCAGCTGAAGCTGCAGGATACTCTGCAGAAAATTATCAATGACAGCAATGGCGGTATGATATGCATTATTATTTAA
- a CDS encoding MBL fold metallo-hydrolase RNA specificity domain-containing protein: MQMRLTFIGADHEVTGSCHFLEVGNTKVLIDCGMEQGNNIYQNAELPVGYHEIDYVLLTHAHIDHAGMLPWIHARGFRGQVITTYATADLCSIMLKDSAHIQEMEAEWKNRKARRAGRGEVEALYTMQDAEDVLKHFEGVAYGQVFKLNDNLTLRFTDVGHLLGSASIEIWATEGASKKKIVFSGDIGNKNKPLIRDPQYITEADYVVMESTYGNRYHKKDVNHVDSLARIIQETLDRQGNVVIPAFAVGRTQELLYLIRHIKEERLVAGHDSFEVYVDSPLAVEATHVFKDNMLECYDEETKALVERGINPIDFPGLKLSITSEESKNINFDMTPKVIISAAGMCDAGRIRHHLKHNLWRPECSVVFAGYQAEGTLGRILQDGAQTVKIFGEEIDVRAHIETMDGISGHADRDGLISWISAFEKKPDYVFVVHGSEESCVSFSDVLNTQLKLTARAPFSGSQFDLIKGFWIKETEGVLIEKETAAKRRASGVYTRLVDAGKMLLDVIHRNEGGANKDLTRFTEQILALCDKWDR; encoded by the coding sequence ATGCAGATGAGACTTACATTTATCGGGGCCGACCATGAGGTAACGGGCAGCTGTCATTTTCTGGAGGTGGGAAATACCAAGGTGCTTATAGACTGCGGTATGGAACAGGGAAATAACATATACCAGAATGCGGAGCTGCCCGTGGGGTATCATGAAATTGACTATGTGCTTCTGACGCACGCGCATATTGACCATGCAGGCATGCTTCCGTGGATTCATGCCAGGGGATTCAGAGGCCAGGTTATCACCACCTATGCAACCGCCGACCTGTGCAGCATCATGCTTAAGGACAGCGCCCACATACAGGAGATGGAAGCTGAGTGGAAAAACCGGAAAGCGCGACGTGCAGGCCGGGGCGAGGTGGAAGCCCTCTATACCATGCAGGATGCTGAGGATGTGCTTAAGCATTTTGAAGGTGTGGCTTACGGGCAGGTATTTAAGCTCAATGACAATCTGACCCTGCGTTTTACGGATGTGGGACATTTGCTGGGTTCTGCCTCCATTGAGATATGGGCCACTGAGGGCGCCAGCAAGAAAAAAATTGTATTTTCCGGCGACATTGGGAATAAGAATAAGCCTCTGATCCGTGATCCCCAGTATATTACGGAGGCGGATTATGTTGTTATGGAATCCACCTACGGAAACCGCTATCATAAAAAGGATGTAAACCATGTGGACAGTCTGGCCAGAATCATACAGGAGACTCTGGACCGGCAGGGCAACGTGGTCATACCGGCCTTTGCAGTGGGACGTACCCAGGAGTTATTGTATCTGATACGCCATATTAAGGAAGAAAGGCTTGTGGCCGGCCATGACAGCTTCGAGGTCTATGTAGACAGCCCTCTGGCCGTGGAAGCCACCCATGTGTTTAAGGACAATATGCTGGAGTGCTATGACGAGGAGACAAAAGCCCTGGTGGAACGCGGAATCAACCCCATTGATTTTCCGGGACTGAAGCTCTCCATTACCAGTGAGGAATCCAAGAACATAAACTTTGACATGACGCCCAAGGTCATCATATCAGCGGCAGGCATGTGTGATGCGGGCCGTATACGCCACCATCTGAAACATAACCTGTGGAGGCCGGAGTGCTCCGTTGTGTTCGCGGGATACCAGGCCGAGGGAACCCTGGGACGGATTCTGCAGGACGGGGCTCAGACCGTGAAGATATTCGGTGAGGAAATTGATGTGCGGGCTCATATAGAAACCATGGATGGAATCAGCGGCCATGCGGACAGGGACGGGCTTATCAGCTGGATATCCGCGTTTGAGAAAAAGCCGGATTATGTTTTTGTGGTTCACGGAAGCGAGGAATCCTGCGTATCCTTCTCGGATGTGCTGAATACCCAGCTGAAACTCACAGCCAGGGCGCCTTTTTCAGGTTCCCAGTTTGACCTTATAAAGGGCTTCTGGATTAAAGAGACAGAGGGCGTTCTCATTGAGAAGGAAACTGCCGCCAAACGCAGGGCCAGCGGTGTTTATACCAGGCTGGTGGATGCTGGCAAGATGCTGTTGGATGTGATTCACCGCAACGAGGGCGGCGCTAATAAGGACCTGACCCGTTTTACGGAACAGATTCTTGCCCTGTGCGATAAATGGGACAGATAG
- the rnhA gene encoding ribonuclease HI: MTKVQIYTDGSARGNPDGPGGYGTVLHFTDSSGQLHEKTMSGGYVRTTNNRMELMAAIVGLEALNRPCQVELYSDSKYLTDAFNQHWIDSWVAKGWNRGKSGPVKNIDLWKRLLKAKEPHQVKFIWVKGHAGHPENEKCDALATSAADGGNLMTDQGLEA, from the coding sequence ATGACGAAGGTACAGATTTACACAGACGGTTCTGCCAGGGGAAATCCTGACGGTCCGGGCGGTTACGGGACAGTGCTTCATTTTACGGACAGCAGCGGCCAGCTTCATGAGAAGACCATGTCCGGCGGGTATGTACGCACCACTAACAACCGGATGGAACTGATGGCTGCTATTGTAGGGCTGGAGGCATTAAACAGGCCATGCCAGGTGGAATTATATTCGGATTCCAAATACCTGACAGACGCATTTAACCAGCATTGGATTGACAGCTGGGTGGCAAAGGGATGGAACCGCGGGAAAAGCGGGCCGGTAAAGAATATCGACCTCTGGAAACGCCTGTTAAAGGCAAAGGAACCCCACCAGGTGAAATTCATCTGGGTAAAAGGACATGCAGGCCATCCTGAAAATGAGAAATGCGATGCTCTGGCCACCTCTGCGGCAGATGGTGGGAATCTGATGACAGATCAGGGGCTGGAGGCATAA
- a CDS encoding lysozyme inhibitor LprI family protein, translating into MKDKRIWIVIGCILFIGTGVTHYTKYYVNSQGAAMMAEITAGAEDTAAAPSFAPALGQQDTEAGGTDTGMAAAGRAAPATPAERRMTGDAGPGNTASGNTASGDAGLASAAPKGADSGDAAYAKAPAAKAAAEPFSSGQAAPAMADAAGETMASDTAGGAGEGAAASEENMPISPLTGSRTREYKVSLIVDYRKRLEDLDTQILKMREEETDSNVYSIKTSAETELKLWEGELNSIYNALMEMLSQEDAAKLASEQQEWLKNRDARAAESSGRNSGSMEGISYAATLASLTRDRAYELAGRYEEANGVFYEEEDSSQPASP; encoded by the coding sequence ATGAAAGATAAACGGATATGGATTGTGATTGGCTGTATCCTGTTCATAGGAACTGGTGTTACCCACTATACCAAATACTATGTGAACAGCCAGGGGGCGGCCATGATGGCTGAGATTACAGCAGGGGCAGAAGACACGGCGGCAGCGCCTTCCTTTGCCCCGGCTTTGGGACAGCAGGATACAGAGGCAGGCGGAACGGATACAGGTATGGCGGCAGCAGGCAGGGCAGCACCCGCAACACCTGCGGAACGCAGGATGACGGGAGATGCAGGGCCGGGGAATACAGCTTCGGGAAACACGGCATCAGGAGATGCAGGCCTTGCAAGCGCAGCTCCGAAAGGTGCAGATTCCGGAGATGCAGCATACGCAAAGGCTCCTGCAGCAAAGGCAGCAGCAGAGCCCTTTTCGTCCGGCCAGGCAGCTCCTGCAATGGCGGATGCCGCTGGGGAAACAATGGCTTCGGATACTGCGGGTGGCGCCGGTGAGGGGGCCGCTGCTTCGGAAGAGAATATGCCTATTTCCCCTCTCACAGGATCCAGGACCAGGGAATATAAGGTGAGTCTCATAGTAGACTACCGCAAACGCCTGGAAGATTTGGATACCCAGATTCTTAAGATGCGGGAGGAGGAAACGGACTCCAATGTATATTCCATCAAGACCTCGGCGGAAACAGAACTTAAGCTGTGGGAAGGTGAACTGAATTCCATTTACAATGCGCTTATGGAGATGCTGTCCCAGGAGGACGCTGCAAAGCTGGCTTCTGAGCAGCAGGAATGGCTTAAGAACCGGGATGCCAGGGCGGCGGAGAGTTCAGGCAGGAACAGCGGATCTATGGAGGGAATCAGCTATGCGGCCACATTGGCCAGTCTGACCAGGGACAGGGCTTATGAACTGGCAGGACGCTATGAGGAAGCCAACGGGGTGTTCTATGAAGAGGAGGATTCTTCTCAACCGGCATCGCCGTAA
- the alaS gene encoding alanine--tRNA ligase, with amino-acid sequence MKEPQYRGVNELRRMFLEFFESKGHLAMKSFSLVPHNDNSLLLINSGMAPLKPYFTGQEIPPRNRVTTCQKCIRTGDIENIGKTARHGTFFEMLGNFSFGDYFKTEAIHWTWEFLTDVVGLDPDRLYPSVYLDDDEAFGIWNKEIGIPAERIFKFGKEDNFWEHGSGPCGPCSEVYYDRGEAFGCGKPGCTVGCDCDRYIEVWNNVFTQFDNDGHGHYTELEHKNIDTGMGLERLAVVVQGVDSLFTVDTNKALLDRVCQLAHTEYQKDHETDVSLRIVTDHVKSCTFMISDGIMPSNEGRGYVLRRLLRRAARHGRKLGIEGRFLAGLSETVIELSKDGYPELEEKQAMIFKVLSEEEEKFNKTIDQGLSILGEMQDEMQKTGNKCLSGANAFKLYDTYGFPLDLTKEILEERGCTVDEDGFAAAMKEQKEKARKARKTTNYMGADVTVYQSIDPSVTTEFIGYDRLTADSRVTVLTTEEELVQALTDGQKGTIIVEQTPFYGTMGGQQGDTGVISNENGAFKVEDTIHLQGGKVGHVGVMTKGMFQVGENVTLSVCAHNRALTCKNHSATHLLQKALRKVLGDHVEQAGSYVDAGRLRFDFTHFSAMTPDEIKKVEELVNQEIQASLPVVTQVMTLEEAKKTGAMALFGEKYGDKVRVVRMGDFSTELCGGTHVPNTGTIAYFKIISEAGIAAGVRRIEALTSEGLMKHYQEVEEELQEAARTAKTTPSALTSKIQSLLEEIKTLHSENEKLKSKLANDSLGDVMSQVKEVNGLKVLAARVAGVDMNGMRNLGDQLKDKLGEGVIVLACEQDGKVNLMATATDSAQKKGAHAGNLIKAIAGLVGGGGGGRPNMAQAGGKNPAGIDDALKKAVETVEEQTK; translated from the coding sequence GTGAAAGAACCACAGTACCGCGGCGTGAACGAGCTGCGCCGGATGTTCCTTGAATTTTTCGAGAGCAAGGGCCATCTGGCAATGAAAAGCTTTTCACTGGTGCCGCATAATGATAACAGCCTGCTTTTAATCAATTCCGGTATGGCTCCCCTGAAGCCATATTTCACAGGACAGGAGATTCCGCCCAGGAACAGGGTTACCACCTGCCAGAAGTGTATCCGCACCGGCGACATTGAGAATATAGGAAAGACAGCCCGTCACGGCACCTTCTTCGAGATGCTGGGTAATTTCTCTTTTGGGGATTATTTTAAAACAGAAGCCATCCACTGGACATGGGAATTTCTGACCGATGTGGTGGGACTGGACCCGGACAGGCTGTATCCCAGCGTGTACCTGGATGATGATGAGGCCTTCGGCATCTGGAACAAGGAAATCGGGATTCCGGCTGAGCGTATTTTCAAGTTCGGCAAGGAGGACAATTTCTGGGAGCACGGTTCAGGCCCCTGCGGTCCCTGTTCAGAGGTATATTACGACAGAGGCGAGGCCTTTGGCTGCGGAAAGCCCGGATGTACGGTGGGCTGCGACTGCGACCGCTATATTGAGGTATGGAACAATGTATTTACCCAGTTTGATAATGACGGACATGGCCATTATACAGAGCTGGAGCATAAGAATATTGATACGGGCATGGGGCTGGAGCGTCTGGCTGTGGTGGTTCAGGGCGTTGACTCCCTGTTTACCGTTGACACCAACAAAGCGCTTTTGGACAGGGTGTGCCAGCTTGCGCATACAGAATACCAGAAGGACCATGAGACAGATGTGTCTCTGCGTATTGTCACAGACCACGTTAAGTCCTGTACCTTCATGATTTCAGACGGAATCATGCCTTCCAATGAGGGAAGGGGCTATGTGCTCCGCCGCCTTCTGCGCCGTGCTGCCCGTCATGGGAGAAAGCTGGGGATTGAAGGCAGGTTCCTGGCCGGTCTTTCTGAGACCGTAATCGAGCTGTCCAAGGACGGCTATCCTGAGCTGGAAGAAAAGCAGGCCATGATATTCAAGGTACTGTCTGAGGAAGAGGAAAAGTTCAACAAGACCATTGACCAGGGACTGAGCATCCTGGGTGAGATGCAGGATGAAATGCAGAAAACCGGGAACAAGTGTCTTTCCGGAGCCAATGCATTCAAACTGTATGATACTTATGGATTCCCTCTGGATCTAACCAAGGAAATTTTGGAAGAGAGAGGCTGCACCGTGGATGAAGACGGCTTTGCCGCCGCCATGAAGGAACAGAAGGAAAAGGCCAGAAAGGCCCGCAAGACTACCAATTACATGGGTGCGGACGTGACTGTATACCAGTCCATCGATCCTTCTGTTACCACTGAATTTATTGGTTATGACAGGCTGACGGCTGATTCCAGGGTGACGGTCCTGACCACGGAAGAAGAGCTGGTACAGGCCCTTACAGACGGACAGAAGGGTACCATCATCGTGGAGCAGACCCCGTTCTACGGAACCATGGGCGGCCAGCAGGGAGATACAGGTGTTATCTCCAATGAAAACGGCGCCTTTAAGGTTGAAGACACCATACACCTTCAGGGCGGCAAGGTAGGCCATGTGGGCGTTATGACAAAAGGCATGTTCCAGGTGGGAGAAAACGTGACTCTGTCTGTATGTGCCCACAACCGCGCGCTTACCTGCAAAAACCACAGCGCCACCCATCTGCTTCAGAAGGCTCTGCGCAAGGTATTGGGAGACCATGTGGAGCAGGCTGGTTCCTACGTGGACGCTGGCAGGCTGCGTTTTGACTTTACCCATTTTTCAGCCATGACACCGGATGAGATTAAGAAGGTGGAGGAACTGGTGAACCAGGAAATCCAGGCATCCCTTCCGGTCGTCACCCAGGTTATGACACTGGAGGAAGCCAAGAAAACAGGAGCCATGGCTCTGTTCGGTGAAAAATACGGAGATAAGGTGCGCGTGGTGCGCATGGGAGATTTCTCCACGGAGCTCTGCGGCGGCACCCATGTGCCGAATACAGGCACCATTGCATATTTTAAGATTATTTCCGAGGCTGGTATTGCCGCCGGTGTAAGGCGTATTGAGGCGCTTACATCCGAGGGGCTTATGAAACATTATCAGGAGGTGGAAGAGGAGCTTCAGGAGGCGGCCAGGACAGCCAAGACAACACCGTCCGCGCTGACTTCCAAGATACAGTCCCTTCTGGAGGAGATTAAGACCCTTCACTCCGAGAATGAGAAGCTTAAGAGCAAACTTGCCAATGACTCCCTGGGAGATGTTATGAGCCAGGTCAAGGAAGTAAACGGACTTAAGGTTCTGGCAGCCAGGGTGGCCGGAGTGGACATGAACGGCATGAGAAACTTAGGCGACCAGTTAAAGGACAAGCTGGGAGAAGGCGTCATTGTACTGGCCTGCGAGCAGGACGGCAAGGTAAACCTTATGGCTACAGCCACAGATTCCGCCCAGAAAAAGGGCGCCCACGCAGGCAACCTGATTAAAGCCATAGCTGGTCTTGTGGGCGGCGGCGGCGGCGGCCGTCCCAACATGGCCCAGGCCGGCGGCAAAAATCCGGCAGGTATCGACGATGCTCTTAAAAAAGCGGTTGAGACAGTGGAAGAACAGACAAAATAG